Within Cellulophaga sp. L1A9, the genomic segment TAGTCCTAAAAAGTGTATTTTAATGATTAAACAACGAATTATATATAATATTTACCGCTTTTACTAAAAACTGTAGTGTAGCCAATTCTTTTTATTTTACTTTAGTAGCTACAAGTGATTGCAACGCTCCCCAACTTTTAAAAAAAAATTATATACTTACGTATATTGATACGTTGGCATTCATGGTGAAAAAAGAAAAACTTAAACTAATCAAATATGGAAAAAGAAAAACCAAAAAAAAGTAAAGGAAATTTCTATACTGGTCTCATTGTTGGCTTTATTTTATGGGCTGTGATTAGAGAATTTTTATGGCCAATGATTTCTAATTAATTACTCAATCAAAGTGAACAACTAAAATGAATGAAGAAATACATTATAAACAATGTAAGAAATGCGGAACAGAATTGACCGATGCCTTTTGCTGTAGATGTGGAAGCCCTAAGACTTTACCAAAAATTAATGGAAAATATGTTATTTCAGAAGTAGTTAGTGTGTTAAACTTTGATAAAGGAATTTTCTATACGGTAAAAGAACTACTTATAAGACCAGGAGAAAACGTTCATAAATTTATTCATAGCGATAGGAAAAGACTTGTAAAACCTATTATATTTCTAATAGTTTGCTCGTTTATTTACAGTTTAACACAACAACTTCTAAAATTTGAGGATGGTTATGTTAATGCTAGTGGTTTTGGAGATTCAGCAATTACAAATGTTTACGAATGGATAAAAAAAAACTACGGCTATGCAAATATTCTAATGTCAATTTTCATCGCGTTTTGGATTAAACTTTTTTTTAAAAAATATAATTACAATTTTTTCGAAATTATAATCCTATTGAGTTTTGTAATGGGTATAGGAATGTTGATTTATACAGCATTTGGCATGATTGAAAGTATTATTAAAATAAGAATATTACAGTTTGGTGCGATTTTAGGGTTTATATATACTTCTTGGGCAATAGGACAGTTTTTTGACAAAAAGAAAAAAATGAATTATTTGAAAGGCATAGTAGCCTATATTTTAGGAATGATTACATTTTATTTTCTTGTGGTAATGTTAGGGATAGGTATTGATGTACTAATGAAATTCCAATAGACAACGAATGGCATCAAAGAACTGATCTAAAAAACAAACAAACTCTTCCTTAATCTGAGGCAATACTACTCTAGGCTCATAGATTCTAAAATCAGGATCTCTGAGCTTTTTTTATTCAATTTATTTCCTACTTATCTAGTTACTACACTCACAGCGCTCCACCCTAAGCTTAGCTCCTACAGGATCTTACCTAATAATCCAAATGATTATCTTTGTCTCTTAAAACCTTTCTAATACTGAAAATACCCGATTATTAAGATTTAAAGAGTGTATTTTAAACAACTAATTATATATATTATTTACCGCTTTTACTAAAAACTGTAGTGTAGCCAATTCTTTTTATTTTACTATAGTAGCTAACAGAGATTGCAAAGTCAGTAGGTTGGCCTAGATCCCTGGCAGGATTATTATTTCCAACGTAAAGAGCGTTAAAAATCAAATGCTGTTTGAGCGATAGCGAGTTCATTTGATTTAGCGAATAAGGATGTGAAATATATCCGAAGGGGCAAGCCTTGATTTTCCCGCCTGCCGGCAGGCAGGTTTGGTTCGTTTTTTTATCAAGAAAAAAATGAACATGTACCCAAAACTTATAAAAATAAACTCCAGTTACTACACTCCCTGCGCTCAACCCTAAGCTTACCTCCTACGGGTTCTTACCATTTAGCTCACATACTTGTCTTTATCTCTTAAAACTGTTTTAGTATTGAAAATACCCTGTTATTTTCCCTTAAATCATGCATTTCAACGATTAATAGGAACACTTTAAAGAAAACTCTGTTACCTCTGTGGAAAACCGCAAGTATACCATTTGCACTCCTATTACCTTCGATTTAACGAAAATTTTCAAAATAAAAAGAGGAAAACATGTGGTATAAAATTATGGAAGTAACGGAATGGTTTGGTGAAATGTCCGAGCGATACCGACTAGTTAAAGATTTTAATCGAGCTGCAAAAAATTCATTTATAGTAGGGGTTGCTCCAACACTGCTAGAAGCAAAAATAACTAAAGGAGATAGCAATTATCGCCATGCATTTTCAAAGTGGATGGGCGGGGGTTTTAGAATTAAAGCTCTTTCTGGACGTGCTTTAGAAAAAAATGAACTTGTAGAAATAGGTCGCGTGGTATTAGATAATGAAATTCTTACTAGAAAAATGATTTCACTTGGTTGGGACACTTTAGAAGTCCATGCAAATGAAGGATACAATGGAGCAAAGTGGGCACTAAAAGACCACGCCAAAATAGGAGGCTTTATAAATTAATAAACATGAAAAATATTCTATTACAAGGTGCTAAAGATAGTATTACAGTTACCGAACTAACTAATCAAGATACATATTCACTTTCAATTTGGTTTTGGATTGCAACTGTAGAGTTAGTAATCATCACTTATCTACTCCTAAGATCAAATAAGAAAAAAAATGAATTACAATTTGCCAATTTATCGAAGGATAAAGTAAGAAATGCTAAAAATTCAAATATAGATATGGATAATCTAATGAATAGCATAAATGGTTCAAAGGATTTGTACAAAGAATTAAGCAGAGCATGCCACCCAGAT encodes:
- a CDS encoding DUF3667 domain-containing protein, translating into MNEEIHYKQCKKCGTELTDAFCCRCGSPKTLPKINGKYVISEVVSVLNFDKGIFYTVKELLIRPGENVHKFIHSDRKRLVKPIIFLIVCSFIYSLTQQLLKFEDGYVNASGFGDSAITNVYEWIKKNYGYANILMSIFIAFWIKLFFKKYNYNFFEIIILLSFVMGIGMLIYTAFGMIESIIKIRILQFGAILGFIYTSWAIGQFFDKKKKMNYLKGIVAYILGMITFYFLVVMLGIGIDVLMKFQ